Proteins encoded in a region of the Tetrapisispora phaffii CBS 4417 chromosome 12, complete genome genome:
- the TCP1 gene encoding chaperonin-containing T-complex alpha subunit TCP1 (similar to Saccharomyces cerevisiae TCP1 (YDR212W); ancestral locus Anc_8.422) translates to MSQVYSNSRSDTLFLGGERISGEDIRNQNVLAALAVANVVKSSLGPVGLDKMLVDDIGDFTVTNDGATILSLLDVQHPAGKILVELAQQQDREIGDGTTSVVIIASELLKKANELVKNKIHPTTIITGFRVALREAIRYINEVLSVSVDSLGNETLLNIAKTSMSSKIIGADSEFFSSLVVNALLAVKTQNSKGEVKYPVKAVNILKAHGKSSKESVLVHGYALNCTIASQAMPNRIATGNVKIACLDINFQKARMAMGVQINIDDPEQLEEIRKREADIVLERVKKIIDTGAQVVLTTKGIDDLCLKEFVEAKIMAVRRCKKEDLKRIARATGATLISSMSNLEGDETFESSYLGTCEEVVQAKFSDDECILIKGTSKHSSSSVILRGPNDYSLDEMERSLHDSLSVVKRTLESGNVVPGGGCVESALNIYLDNFATTVGSRDQLAIAEFASALLIIPKTLAVNAAKDSSELVAKLRSYHAASQLAQPDDIKRKNYRNYGLDLIKGKIVDEVQAGVLEPTISKVKSLKSALEACIAILRIDTMIAVDPEQPKEDPHAHM, encoded by the coding sequence ATGTCCCAAGTCTACAGTAACTCACGTTCAGATACCTTATTTTTGGGTGGTGAAAGAATCAGTGGGGAAGATATTCGTAATCAAAATGTTTTAGCTGCTTTGGCTGTTGCAAACGTTGTGAAGTCTTCTCTAGGGCCTGTCGGTTTGGATAAGATGTTAGTGGATGATATTGGTGATTTCACTGTCACCAATGATGGTGCCACTATTTTATCTTTGCTGGACGTCCAACATCCAGCAGGTAAGATCCTGGTTGAATTGGCGCAGCAGCAGGATAGAGAAATCGGTGATGGTACTACTTCTGTGGTCATTATCGCATCCGAACTGTTGAAGAAGGCAAATGAACTAGTTAAGAACAAAATTCATCCAACTACAATCATCACTGGTTTCAGAGTCGCTTTAAGAGAAGCCATTCGTTACATCAATGAAGTTCTATCAGTCAGTGTCGATTCATTAGGTAACGAAACGTTACTTAATATTGCAAAGACCTCCATGTCTTCAAAGATTATAGGTGCAGACTCTGAATTTTTCAGCAGTTTAGTGGTCAACGCACTACTTGCCGTTAAAActcaaaattcaaaaggtGAAGTGAAATACCCAGTTAAAGCTgtcaatatattaaaggCTCACGGTAAATCTTCTAAAGAATCAGTTTTAGTCCATGGTTATGCTTTGAACTGTACAATTGCCTCCCAGGCCATGCCAAACCGTATCGCTACAGGTAATGTCAAAATTGCTTGTCTTGATATCAACTTTCAAAAGGCTCGTATGGCAATGGGCGTTCAAATTAATATCGATGATCCAGAACAATTAGAAGAAATCCGCAAGCGTGAAGCAGACATAGTTTTAGAAAGagtaaaaaaaattatcgATACCGGTGCTCAAGTTGTGTTGACTACTAAAGGCATTGATGATTTATGTTTAAAGGAATTCGTCGAAGCCAAAATAATGGCTGTCAGACGTTGTAAGAAAGAAGACTTAAAGAGAATCGCCCGTGCTACTGGCGCCACTCTAATAAGTTCTATGTCCAACTTAGAAGGCGATGAAACTTTCGAATCTAGTTATTTGGGTACTTGTGAAGAAGTTGTTCAAGCTAAATTCTCCGATGACGAATGTATATTGATCAAGGGTACTTCCAAACACTCTTCTTCATCTGTCATTCTACGTGGTCCAAACGACTACTCGTTAGATGAAATGGAACGTTCATTACACGATTCCTTATCCGTTGTCAAGAGAACTCTAGAGAGTGGTAACGTTGTACCAGGTGGTGGTTGTGTCGAGAGTGCTTTGAACATATATCTGGATAATTTTGCAACTACAGTTGGGTCCCGTGATCAATTAGCCATTGCTGAATTTGCATCtgcattattaattattcCAAAGACCCTAGCTGTGAACGCTGCAAAGGATTCCAGTGAGCTAGTTGCGAAACTGAGATCTTACCACGCTGCAAGTCAATTGGCTCAACCAGACGACATAAAGAGAAAGAACTACAGAAACTACGGTTTGGATCTGATCAAGGGTAAGATTGTCGACGAAGTCCAAGCTGGTGTTCTGGAACCAACCATAAGTAAAGTGAAGTCTTTGAAATCTGCATTAGAAGCCTGTATTGCCATCTTAAGAATCGATACAATGATCGCTGTTGATCCAGAACAACCAAAGGAAGACCCCCATGCTCATATGTAA
- the TPHA0L01020 gene encoding EST1 family protein (similar to Saccharomyces cerevisiae EBS1 (YDR206W) and EST1 (YLR233C); ancestral locus Anc_8.415), translating into MNELQKIPANNIQRILIDFQNQLQPILQSNQIVNDYTLLNGYINLVHSKFNKIVLNDFIENEDIFASKNHDIVEGNLDLSASVDKNTIAHILDLLWEKIHHPIFKWFQHWAKFIRTNNVDISNGKKKHYVEFRQMNSKLTKYFKSVKSFYYNIIEKIVKGYDLSNVISNVVITNNLNIVLSENDLKSQFKFEDDNPRSVLLVLALYRCLLYLGASHKYKKLNEIFTCKYNIENFDKSLKYLNIASLLLPSIGQNHLQMGLVYLQTQNYGLCIHELTRSITSRISSASGLQNFMKLAADKHSNKFKDAFMENLGDIYNKDIMKSSIVDREVIENYFTALYLIHLFPDIWLLGNSKDDIGYKEPTLINGLKVNTIEKNLKEKLSSRYSKCINLIFKNLLTVIGGFDLLLKDIPLDTSINHDEDVTGTNNAPNNENIKSSQSTQAGIKKIPLSQLTLNQKNYLIFAFKYCVTIIENINLKNFDKQKESFEYLAMVRIFLGWIQSYKSVLQFAHRDLEFSYWLGRLANAYLEREITDWESDSSKSPRSSYYFEEDVIVKDFSPVNFSLKDINFKDAFSSENKMDRLSGKIDASLRLSVEQEYTVRVKSIVRSVYQLFLKNKVAIKWDEHTGLFVLPHFSAVQNDLRKKKSFTFTEMYDQFSKTMAKDKKSANLVGVTELEAKLMRIRNTDKGKAFTNRGYSGSSIPTAPSNFATKPSSIIAVKNIQDADDSNDILDTLEMSTLEFSTNRSNVLRGNDNKPKAVDIIERYAFAGKNTVLNNQISNFTKVNEIKSSNIGVNISSQKNACNIENSDINLSNKGINDILSASTVNMSSSSLNSAVSNVNIESELYMNSPNNDSFITENDILNQFTGTIGPGTMHESNSNITKMNDTIAFKDDNSLKEKSGTDILGSYPSSGMIETSQLQLTRESNPQYLTPTLSQLPSQGIDNKVNPLYNQVPPNPAENNMKFSQQLQFPNNMDNVVYGTQYSNNSVCQQFPSQVFSQYPRPPSQQAPPQQFQPYYPQHHQQYYPGGFENNNIYGTPQAPPSSYSNWSPSVQMSNSGTQYYQQNGVNYSFNNAEANSTPNQQTQAPVQQPRKDIGVPPGLPGPRF; encoded by the coding sequence ATGAACGAGTTACAAAAGATTCCtgcaaataatattcaaaggATTTTGATTGATTTCCAAAATCAACTACAGCCAATATTACAATCGAACCAAATTGTTAATGATTATACGTTGTTAAATGGTTATATTAACTTGGTGCATtctaaattcaataaaattgttttaaatgaCTTCATTGAGAATGAAGACATTTTTGCTTCTAAAAATCATGACATTGTTGAAGGGAACTTGGACTTATCAGCATCTgttgataaaaatacaatagCTCATATTTTGGATTTGTTATGGGAAAAAATACATCATCCAATTTTCAAATGGTTCCAACATTGGGCTAAATTCATAAGAACTAATAATgttgatatttcaaatgggaaaaagaaacattATGTTGAGTTCAGACAGATGAATTCAAAGTTAACAAAATACTTCAAGTCAGTGAAATCTTTCtattacaatattattgaaaagattGTTAAAGGATACGATTTGTCAAATGTGATTTCAAACGTGGTCATCACaaacaatttaaatatcGTATTATCTGAAAACGACTTAAAATCGCAATTTAAGTTCGAAGATGATAATCCAAGATCCGTTTTACTAGTTTTAGCTTTGTATAGATGCTTGCTATATTTAGGAGCATCTCACAAGTATAAGAAACtaaatgaaatattcaCGTGTAAATACAATATTGAGAACTTCGATAAatcattgaaatatttgaatatagCATCATTGTTATTACCATCTATTGGTCAAAATCATTTACAAATGGGATTGGTTTATCTTCAGACACAGAATTATGGATTGTGTATTCATGAATTGACTCGAAGTATAACATCAAGAATTTCATCTGCATCAGGCTTacaaaattttatgaaattaGCGGCAGATAAACATTCaaacaaattcaaagatGCATTCATGGAAAACTTAGGTGACATATATAATAAGGATATCATGAAATCCAGTATTGTTGATAGAGaagttattgaaaattattttacagcattatatttaattcatttgttCCCAGATATATGGCTGTTAGGAAATTCTAAAGATGATATTGGATATAAAGAGCCAACTCTGATAAATGGCCTTAAAGTAAACACTATAGAGAAAAATCTAAAGGAAAAATTATCCAGTAGATATTCAAAATGCATAAATcttatattcaaaaatttattaacaGTAATTGGTGGTTTTGATTTATTGTTAAAGGATATACCTCTAGACACAAGTATTAATCACGATGAAGATGTGACAGGCACAAATAACGCACCGAATAATGAGAATATCAAATCGAGCCAATCAACACAAGCAGGAATTAAGAAAATTCCATTAAGTCAATTAActttaaatcaaaaaaactATTTGATCTTTGCATTTAAATACTGTGTCactattattgaaaatattaatttgaaaaattttgataaacaAAAAGAGTCATTTGAGTATTTGGCTATGGttagaatatttttggGATGGATCCAATCTTACAAATCAGTTCTGCAATTTGCCCATAGAGATCTTGAATTTTCGTATTGGCTAGGTAGGTTAGCTAATGCCTATTTGGAAAGAGAAATAACTGATTGGGAGAGTGACAGTTCAAAATCTCCAAGATCctcttattattttgaagaagatgtaATAGTAAAGGACTTTTCACCAGTAAACTTTTCTTTGaaagatataaattttaaagatgcCTTTAGCagtgaaaataaaatggatAGACTTAGTGGCAAAATTGACGCTTCTTTAAGACTATCAGTTGAGCAGGAGTATACGGTACGAGTTAAATCTATTGTTAGATCAgtatatcaattatttttaaaaaacaaagTTGCTATCAAATGGGATGAACATACGGGATTGTTTGTATTGCCTCATTTTTCTGCTGTTCAAAATGATctaagaaagaagaaaagttTCACATTTACTGAAATGTATGATCAATTTTCCAAAACGATGGCTAAAGATAAAAAGTCAGCTAATCTCGTAGGTGTTACAGAATTGGAAGCCAAATTAATGAGAATAAGGAATACTGACAAGGGTAAAGCTTTTACAAACAGGGGTTATAGTGGATCTTCTATTCCTACTGCACCATCCAATTTTGCTACCAAACCAAGTTCTATAATTGCCGTTAAAAACATACAAGATGCAGATGATAGCAACGATATACTTGATACACTTGAGATGAGCACCTTAGAGTTTTCAACCAATCGTAGCAATGTGTTAAGGggtaatgataataaaccAAAAGCAGTGGATATCATCGAGAGATATGCATTCGCTGGCAAGAATACTGTTCTTAATAATCAGATTTCAAATTTCACGAAggttaatgaaattaaatcttcaaatatAGGTGTCAATATTAGTTCACAAAAAAATGCATgcaatattgaaaatagtGATATTAATTTGAGTAATAAGGGCATAAACGATATTTTATCTGCATCCACAGTTAATATGTCAAGTTCTAGTTTAAATTCGGCGGTGTCAAatgtaaatattgaatCAGAGTTATATATGAACAGCccaaataatgattcattCATTacagaaaatgatatattgaatcaatttACTGGAACTATAGGACCAGGAACAATGCATGAGAGCAATAGCAATATTACCAAAATGAACGATACAATTGCTTTCAAAGATGACAATtcattgaaagaaaaatcGGGCACTGATATCCTTGGATCATATCCCTCTTCTGGTATGATTGAGACATCACAACTTCAATTAACTCGAGAAAGTAACCCTCAATACTTGACTCCTACCTTGTCGCAATTGCCATCTCAAGGAATTGATAACAAAGTTAATCCTTTATATAATCAAGTGCCACCAAATCCAGCcgaaaataatatgaaatttTCGCAGCAATTGCAATTTCCTAATAACATGGATAATGTTGTCTATGGCACgcaatattcaaataattccGTCTGTCAACAGTTTCCATCTCAAGTCTTTAGTCAATATCCTCGGCCACCATCCCAACAAGCTCCTCCACAACAATTTCAACCATACTATCCTCAGCATCATCAACAATACTACCCTGGAGGATtcgaaaataataacatatatGGCACTCCTCAAGCACCACCATCTTCGTATTCAAATTGGAGCCCTTCAGTACAAATGTCTAATTCTGGAACTCAATACTACCAGCAAAATGGAGTCAACTATTCCTTTAACAATGCAGAAGCAAACTCAACACCAAACCAACAGACACAGGCACCGGTTCAACAACCAAGAAAGGATATAGGTGTGCCACCTGGGCTCCCAGGACCTAGATTTTGA
- the MSS4 gene encoding 1-phosphatidylinositol-4-phosphate 5-kinase (similar to Saccharomyces cerevisiae MSS4 (YDR208W); ancestral locus Anc_8.418), producing MSIMISSDVMVPQTNIYEPLLENRLKNNNQDTVESTNNNYNKHSVNKTSNRGSDEYKKFTGLGHSGSYHSSSNSDSHLGSPRNDTASSTTSLEEYYDSSAVNNKFGVEENESVLTDSTFKKNKLGNALKQVSENEVLQNSDHNMNTILDTDSIIETESYLQDVNDDNVLLNKVVSRSSAISSETRKARNMKKHSNTITSTSITSKSQQNANNKQRVNDSVAIIPTIDRRRSTIGSSRRTLPFHSSKHAQILPMDDLSQSIDSNSIKNHNYQKNNASLHSLQVPLQQHNDSTRITNNNNSIDKNIPEEGDFTPIRKFVSTSQIYSNDGALKRSESAAVEIRKMREALLKKREVKTRNTRQIHAKTSDSLADDDRVLIGNRVSKGHVNFIIAYNMLTGIRVAVSRCSGIMKPLVPRDFSFKKKLAFDYHGNELTPSSQYAFKFKDYAPEVFRELRALFGLDPADYLVSLTSKYVLSELDSPGKSGSFFYYSRDYKYIIKTIHHAEHRHLRKHIEDYYNHVKNNPNTLVCQFYGLHRIKMPISFQNKLKHRRIYFVVMNNLFPPHLDMHLTYDLKGSTWGRFTAVDKEKLKTEPTYRPVLKDLNWLDNHESMSFGPSKKNEFLTQLKKDVELLSKLNTMDYSLLIGIHDMKKAKEMLRKEKELLDPEDSDFGNSAGDAESSPRKISVQQRGSMISHMFKQDEGGLRGSDENDENIDIIYYIGIIDCLTNYSIIKRLETYWRGINHDLKVVSAIPPKDYSDRFYKFISNSVRTSAIIPYKDDPTAKPYKDKI from the coding sequence ATGTCTATAATGATTTCTTCCGATGTCATGGTACCGCAAACCAATATTTATGAGCCGTTGTTGGAGAACCgattaaaaaataacaatcaAGATACCGTGGAGAGTACAAACAATAATTACAACAAACATAGTGTTAATAAAACTTCAAATAGAGGATCCGATGagtataaaaaatttacgGGGTTAGGTCATTCCGGTAGTTATCATTCGTCATCGAATTCTGATTCACATTTGGGAAGTCCCAGAAATGATACTGCATCGTCAACAACATCGTTAGAGGAATACTACGATTCGTCTGctgtaaataataaatttggcgtagaagaaaatgaaagtGTATTGACTGATTCGAccttcaaaaaaaataaattggGTAATGCTCTTAAACAAGTAAGTGAAAATGAAGTTCTTCAAAATTCAGATCATAATATGAATACAATACTCGATACAGATAGTATAATAGAGACAGAATCATATCTACAGGATgtaaatgatgataatgtACTGTTGAATAAAGTTGTATCTAGATCTTCTGCCATATCATCAGAAACTAGGAAAGCAAGAAATATGAAAAAGCATTCAAATACAATCACATCAACTAGCATCACTTCAAAATCACAACAGAATGCTAATAATAAACAGCGTGTGAACGACTCTGTGGCAATCATACCTACGATTGATAGACGTCGAAGCACAATAGGCTCTTCTAGAAGAACATTGCCTTTTCATTCATCAAAACACGCACAAATCTTACCAATGGATGATCTATCACAATCCATCGATAGCAATAGCATCAAGAATCATAactatcaaaaaaataatgcatCATTACACTCATTACAAGTTCCTCTACAACAACATAATGACAGTACTCGCATcactaataataacaatagcATTGACAAAAACATCCCAGAAGAAGGAGACTTTACAccaattagaaaatttgTATCTACTTCACAAATATATTCTAATGATGGAGCATTAAAAAGATCAGAATCAGCCGCAGTggaaataagaaaaatgaGAGAAGCTCTCCTGAAGAAGAGAGAAGTTAAAACTAGAAATACGAGACAAATTCACGCAAAAACTAGCGACAGTCTAGCAGATGATGATCGTGTTTTGATAGGAAATAGAGTCAGTAAAGGTCACgttaatttcattatcgCATACAATATGCTAACTGGTATCAGAGTTGCTGTATCCCGCTGTTCAGGAATAATGAAACCTCTTGTGCCAAGAGACTTTAGcttcaaaaagaaattagcTTTTGACTATCATGGAAATGAATTAACACCATCATCACAGTACgcttttaaatttaaagattatGCTCCAGAAGTATTCAGAGAATTAAGAGCCCTTTTTGGATTAGATCCAGCTGATTATTTAGTTTCACTAACATCAAAATACGTCTTAAGTGAACTTGACTCTCCTGGTAAAAGTGGATCTTTTTTTTACTATTCCAGGGATTATAAATACATTATCAAAACTATTCATCATGCTGAACATCGTCATTTAAGGAAGCATATTGAAGATTATTATAATCACGTCAAAAATAATCCTAATACTTTAGTGTGCCAATTTTATGGTCTTCACAGAATAAAAATGCcaatttcatttcaaaACAAACTGAAGCATAGgagaatttattttgtagtTATGAACAATTTGTTTCCTCCTCATCTAGATATGCATTTAACTTACGACTTGAAAGGGTCAACGTGGGGTAGATTCACGGCAGTTGACAAAGAGAAATTAAAGACAGAACCAACTTACAGACCAGTGTTAAAGGATTTAAATTGGCTCGATAACCATGAAAGTATGAGCTTCGGACCTTCTAAAAAGAACGAGTTTTTAACACAACTGAAAAAGGATGTAGAATTATTATCTAAGTTAAACACAATGGATTACTCACTCCTTATTGGGATTCATGATATGAAGAAAGCCAAAGAAATGTTGCGAAAGGAAAAAGAGTTATTAGACCCAGAGGACAGTGATTTCGGTAATTCTGCTGGTGATGCAGAATCTTCTCCAAGGAAAATATCAGTGCAACAAAGGGGTTCAATGATATCGCACATGTTTAAGCAAGATGAAGGAGGTCTTCGAGGCTCTGATGAAAACGACGAAAATATCGATATAATATACTATATTGGTATAATCGACTGTCTAACAAATTACTCGATTATCAAGAGATTAGAGACATACTGGAGGGGTATTAACCATGACTTGAAAGTGGTTAGTGCTATTCCACCCAAGGACTATTCGGATAGAttctataaatttatttcgAATTCAGTCAGAACATCAGCTATCATTCCGTACAAAGATGATCCCACTGCTAAACCATATAAAGACAAAATATAG
- the TOP3 gene encoding DNA topoisomerase 3 (similar to Saccharomyces cerevisiae TOP3 (YLR234W); ancestral locus Anc_8.414), with translation MRVLCVAEKNSIAKAVSQILGGGSSIARDSGYMYVKNYDFNFSGFPFADSRDCQVTMTSVAGHLTGVDFANERYGWGKCAIHELFDAPLSQTLDKNQKKIADNIKREARNADALMIWTDCDREGEYIGWEILIEAKKGNGSLNESNIYRAVFSHLERSHILHAARNPKRLDMNSVHAVGTRMEIDLRAGVSFTRLLTETMKPKICPPAVGPNRNKKKENIVISYGTCQFPTLGFVVDRFERIRNFIPEEFWYIQLQIANPDPNITTTTPFQWEKGHLFDRLSVLTFYELCIETAGNKAKVIDLKSKPTSKYRPLPLTTVELQKNCARFLKINAKQSLDAAEKLYQKGFLSYPRTETDIFPKTMDLKKLVEKQAQLDQTNSSNRSPWADYAKNLLSDNIEGHSQFQTPRAGTHDDKAHPPIHPIIALGEHATITPVERRVYEYVVRHFLACCSEDGKGTSTTLILDWAGEKFTATGIVVLQRNFLDVYPWAKWETTKQLPRLEMNQLADIVTAEMRSGSTSPPKPMTESELIMLMDANGIGTDATIAEHIEKIQARNYIRPEKVGKESYLQPTTLGIALVHGFEEMGLEDSFAKPFQRREMEEDLKKICDGIKTRQEVTSNIVTKYRNYYRRTNTSKNKLLEVYDRVKNTII, from the coding sequence ATGAGGGTTCTATGTGTGGCAGAAAAGAATTCTATTGCAAAAGCTGTTTCACAAATATTGGGGGGAGGGAGCTCTATAGCAAGAGATTCCGGTTATATGTATGTCAAGAAttatgattttaatttcagtGGGTTCCCATTCGCAGATTCGAGAGATTGTCAAGTCACTATGACAAGTGTGGCAGGTCATTTAACTGGAGTTGATTTTGCAAATGAGAGGTATGGCTGGGGTAAATGTGCAATCCATGAGTTGTTTGATGCTCCTCTTAGTCAAACTTTGGATAAGAACCAGAAAAAGATAGCAGATAATATTAAGAGGGAGGCAAGAAATGCAGATGCTTTAATGATTTGGACAGATTGTGATAGAGAAGGCGAATATATTGGTTGGGAAATTCTCATAGAAGCAAAAAAGGGCAATGGATCTCTGAATGaatctaatatatatagagcAGTGTTTTCGCATTTAGAGAGAAGTCATATATTACATGCAGCAAGAAACCCAAAACGGTTGGATATGAATAGTGTTCATGCAGTCGGTACAAGAATGGAAATTGATCTTAGAGCAGGTGTTTCTTTTACAAGGTTACTAACTGAAACAATGAAACCTAAGATATGTCCTCCTGCAGTTGGTCcaaatagaaataaaaagaagGAAAATATAGTGATATCGTATGGAACATGTCAATTCCCAACATTGGGATTTGTGGTTGATAGATTTGAAAGAATAAGAAATTTTATTCCTGAAGAGTTTTGGTATATACAGTTACAAATTGCAAATCCGGATCCAAATATCACAACTACAACTCCTTTCCAATGGGAGAAAGGTCATTTATTTGATAGATTGTCTGTGTTAACGTTTTATGAGCTGTGTATAGAAACAGCAGGAAATAAAGCAAAAGTTATCGATTTAAAGTCAAAACCAACTTCTAAATACCGTCCATTACCTTTAACTACTGTAGAGTTACAGAAAAATTGTGCTagatttttaaaaattaatgcAAAGCAATCTCTAGATGCAGCTGAAAAGTTGTACCAGAAGGGATTTTTATCTTACCCAAGAACTGAAACTGATATATTTCCTAAAACTATGGATCTCAAGAAATTGGTCGAGAAACAAGCTCAATTAGATCAAACCAATAGTTCAAATAGATCACCTTGGGCAGACTACGCTAAAAACTTATTGTCTGATAACATCGAAGGGCATTCACAATTCCAAACACCACGTGCTGGTACACATGATGATAAAGCCCATCCTCCAATCCATCCCATTATTGCATTAGGTGAACATGCCACTATCACACCTGTCGAACGTAGAGTATATGAATATGTCGTCAGGCATTTCCTTGCTTGTTGTTCCGAAGATGGTAAAGGTACGTCAACAACACTTATTTTGGATTGGGCAGGTGAAAAATTTACTGCAACTGGTATTGTGGTACTTCAAAGAAACTTTCTGGATGTCTATCCTTGGGCAAAATGGGAAACAACAAAGCAACTACCAAGACTTGAGATGAATCAGCTAGCTGATATTGTAACTGCTGAGATGAGATCCGGAAGTACCTCTCCACCAAAACCAATGACAGAAAGTGAATTGATTATGCTGATGGATGCAAATGGAATAGGTACGGATGCCACGATTGCAGAACACATAGAAAAGATACAAGCAAGAAATTACATCAGACCAGAGAAAGTTGGGAAAGAAAGTTATTTACAGCCTACGACTTTGGGCATTGCATTAGTTCATGGATTTGAAGAAATGGGTTTAGAAGACTCATTTGCAAAGCCGTTTCAGAGAAGAGAAATGgaagaagatttaaaaaaaatatgcGATGGTATAAAGACAAGGCAAGAAGTGACATCAAACATTGTTACAAAGTACCGGAACTATTACAGGAGAACAAATACttcaaaaaacaaattattagaagTTTATGACAGAGTTAAAAACACAATAATTTAA
- the BNA5 gene encoding kynureninase (similar to Saccharomyces cerevisiae BNA5 (YLR231C); ancestral locus Anc_8.417) gives MPFAKALDETYPNDSRQEFHIPTFKSLGIKPPQGKLENDEVIYLCGNSLGLMPKSTKTAILNELDAWKDRGVVAHFNRLNQETTWAEIDLPTIPLMCRIVGGEENEVAVMNSLTVNLNSLLVSFYKPNGRRNKILMETGAFPSDYYALLNQCYLNGLNPEGTLIRVQPKENEFNLDLKDIKLKIQEHKETLSLVCLPGIQYYTGQLFDIESITKFVNDIDPNIIVCWDLAHAVGNVELKLHEWNVDIAVWCSYKYLNSGPGSIGGLFVHNKHTQKPLSPAKPFQPRLAGWWGNDSKKRFEMKETFEPIEGALGFRQSNPSVIDVVSLHNSLKIFEKYGNMGVLRHRSQRLTRFLIEQLQESPYISSATNDSRLKFKIITPIQSERSHGAQISLFFYVHRDCKADITTEMELVSKYLYEKGVIVDERKPNVIRIAPAILYNTFEEVKRAIDILNSILEQLNSA, from the coding sequence ATGCCTTTTGCAAAAGCCTTAGATGAAACATACCCTAACGATTCACGCCAGGAGTTTCACATCCCAACCTTCAAATCTTTGGGGATTAAACCACCACAAGggaaattagaaaatgatgagGTTATATACCTTTGTGGTAACTCATTAGGGTTGATGCCCAAATCAACAAAGACTGCTATCCTTAACGAACTTGATGCTTGGAAAGATCGTGGAGTTGTAGCACACTTTAACCGTTTAAACCAAGAGACAACGTGGGCTGAAATAGATCTTCCAACGATACCTTTAATGTGCCGTATTGTTGGTGGCGAAGAAAATGAGGTTGCTGTTATGAATTCATTGACAGTGAACTTGAATTCACTCTTGGTTTCATTTTATAAACCTAATGGACGCAGAAACAAGATATTAATGGAAACTGGTGCATTTCCATCAGACTATTATGCATTACTGAATCAATGTTATTTGAATGGGCTAAACCCTGAGGGCACACTAATACGAGTCCAAcctaaagaaaatgaattcAATCTTGACCTTAAAGATATTAAGTTAAAAATCCAAGAGCACAAAGAGACTTTATCATTAGTATGTCTTCCTGGAATCCAATACTACACAGGTCAATTATTTGACATCGAATCAATAACCAAATTTGTGAATGATATCGATCCAAATATCATTGTATGTTGGGATTTAGCACACGCTGTAGGTAATGTTGAATTAAAACTTCATGAGTGGAATGTTGATATTGCTGTTTGGTGTTCATATAAGTATTTGAACTCGGGTCCTGGGTCAATAGGCGGGTTATTTGTTCACAATAAACATACACAAAAGCCACTGAGCCCTGCCAAACCCTTCCAACCTAGATTAGCTGGCTGGTGGGGGAACGACTCTAAAAAACGGTTTGAAATGAAAGAGACTTTCGAACCCATTGAAGGCGCACTGGGGTTTAGACAGAGTAACCCTAGTGTTATCGATGTTGTGTCATTGcataattctttaaaaatctTCGAGAAATATGGGAATATGGGTGTACTGAGGCACAGGTCCCAACGGTTAACACGATTCTTGATTGAACAACTGCAAGAATCACCATACATCTCTAGTGCAACCAATGATTCAagattaaaatttaaaatcattacaCCCATCCAGTCCGAGAGGTCCCATGGAGCTCAAATATCGTTGTTTTTTTACGTCCATAGAGACTGCAAAGCAGATATCACCACCGAGATGGAACTAGTGTCCAAATATTTATACGAGAAAGGGGTGATAGTCGATGAGAGAAAACCAAACGTAATCAGAATCGCGCCAGCGATTCTGTACAACACGTTCGAGGAGGTCAAACGAGCCATcgatatattaaattcgATCCTTGAACAACTAAACAGCGCCTAA